ATCCTGGCGATAGGCATCGGCATAGATGCGGAACGCTTTGGCATCTCCGCCTCCGCGCAATTCCTCTGATTCTCGATAGGCCTCTGCGAGGATGATCTCCCGATCTTTCTCCGCCTCCGACTTGATCTTCTGCGCCTCTTCCGCGCCTTCTGCGCGGTACTGCTTCGCTTGTCGCTCCCGCTCGGCTTGCATACGCGAGAACACGGCCTTTTCATTCTGCTCAGGCAGGTCGGCTCGTTTAATCCGCACGTCCTGGATTTCGATGCCATAGGCAGACGCTTTTTCGTTGGCGCGTTGGGTGACCACGGCCATGAGCTGCGCACGGGCCGATGAGACGATTTCCGCCAGATCGTGCCGGCCTAATTCCACCCGCAGTTCCGAATAAATAATATCGTGCAACCGCTGGAGCGCGCCGCGCTGACTTTGGAATGCCTGATACACCTTCAGCGGGTCGGTGATCCGCCACTTCGCAAAATTATCGAGCAGCAGGGTTTTCTTGTCCTGGGTAATGACGTCCTGCGCATTGGAGTCGTAGTCCAGAAGGCGCTTGTCGAAGTAGGTGACTTCTTCGATGAACGGCATTTTGAGGTAGAGACCCCCTTCGGTGACGTTCCGGACCGGTTTCCCGAGCTGGACCACGATGGCATTCTGGGTGACATCGACGATGTAAAACGGCGATGCACCGAGGACGAGCAGCCCGAGAACAATGCCGACAAATGCCAGGATAAATCCTTGCTTGCTCATGGCGTGCGCTCCTGTGTCGAGCCGGACGGGGCCGGTTTGGAGAACCGATCGAGCGGCAGATACGGCAGCGCCCGGTCCGCCCCTTTGCCGTCCAGGACAAATTTATCGATGTGGGGGAGCACGTCTTCAAGGGTCTCGATATAGATCCGCTTGCTGATAATGTCTTTCGCCTGGTTGTATTCTTTCAGTGTCGCGAGGAATCGATTGGATTCGCCCTGGGAGCGGTTGAGCCGCGCCTGCGCATACCCTTTGGCCTGGTTCACCAACTGAGCCGCTTCACCCTTGGCTTTGGGGGTAATATCGTTGCGATAGCCCTGAGCCTGGTTGATCAGCTTTTCACGGTCTTCCTTGGCGTTGGTGACGTCCTTGAACGCGGCGGCCACGGCTTCGGGCGGGTCGACATCCTGCAACTGGACGGCGGCAACCTGCACGCCGGTCCTATAGTCGTCGAGGATGTGTTGGAGAAGTTCCTGCGTGTCGTTCTGGATTTGTGCTTTGCCCGTAGTGAGAGCTTCATCGATTTTGCTCTTGCCGATCACTTCCCGCATAGAGGCTTCAGCTGCCTTCCCGATGGTCTCGTCGATATCGGCCACATTGAAGAGGTACTCGCGCGAACTTTTGATTTTATATTGGACGATAAATTCAATTGCCAGAATGTTCATGTCGCCGGTCAGCATCAAGGCTTCTTGCGGCACCATCTGCTGGCGGCCTTGGCGATCCTTTCGAAATCCGATCTCCACCCGGTGAAGCTTCGCGACCTTCGGTTGCAAGACGCTTTCGATGATGGGAATCTTCATGTGTGGGCCCGGATCCACAACGCGCACGGGGATACCGAAGCGTTTCACCACGCCTTCTTCGTCCGGTGCCACAATAAAGGCACTTTGCCAGATGAGGAAGACCGTGAAGGCGACAAGAAGAAGATTGCGGAAACCGCCGGTAGGTAACAGATTGCGAAGTTGGCCCTGGGCCTGCTTAAAGGCCTGATCCAAATCGTCGCCCTTCTTGCTCCAAGGGTCTTTGGGGTCCCAGACCATGTAGTGGCTCAATTCAGTGAGGGTGGCAATGTCGCCAGCGGATCACCTTAGCAAAGTGAGGACCGTCGAGCAACACATAAAGGCGGCCGGTTGACTTATCAAGATTCGTTGATATATATTTTTGTCATGAAGGGAAGCACGGTGCGAAATCCAGCGCGGGCGGCGGAGTTGTTTCACGCGCTTGCGGACCCGACGCGATTGGAGATTCTGGACGAGCTGAAAGAGGGCGAGTGCTGTGTGTGCGAACTGACGGATCGCCTGCAGGCGGGGCAGTCGCGGCTCTCCTTTCATCTGAAGGTACTTAAGGACGCCGGAATGATCTTGGATCGACGAGAGGGCCGATGGATGTACTACTCCGTGAACGCCGACGCCCTTGCCGAGCTCGATGACCTCGTCGATTCGCTCAAGCAGGCGAAGCGGGCGCGCCGCGCCACCGACTGCTGTTGATTTTTTTTCTGTCTAATAGATCAATGAATCTTGATGAATAAAAGAGGAGGCGACGAAATGGACGCACAAGCGATTCGAGAGCTGGTCAAGGAGAAATACGGTGAAGCGGCCGCTAGAGCCAAGAGCGGAGGCAGTTCCTGCTGCGGGGCCTCCCCCGCGCTGATGAATGTCGATCCGATCACGTCCAACCTGTATTCAGATCAGGAGCGTCAGGGTTTGCCGGCGGATGCCGTGGCGGCCTCGCTGGGCTGCGGGAATCCAACGGCTCTGGCAGAACTTCATGCCGGTGAGACGGTGTTGGATCTGGGATCCGGCGGCGGCATCGATGTGTTGCTCTCTGCCAAGCGAGTCGGTCCGACGGGGAAAGCCTATGGCTTGGATATGACGGAGCAGATGTTGGCGTTGGCCAGAGAAAATCAGCGCGAAGCCGGCGTGGAGAACGTCGAGTTTCTGAAGGGCGAAATCGAGCACATCCCGCTGCCTGATCGTTCCGTGGATGTGATCATCAGCAATTGCGTCGTGAATTTGTCCGGCGAAAAGGAGCGCGTGCTGGCGGAAGCCTTTCGCGTCCTGCGTCCGGGAGGCCGGCTGGCGTTGTCCGACATTGTAGTGCGAGGGGCGGTTCCCTCGGAGATCCGACGGAATCTCGAATTGTGGGCCGGTTGTGTCGCGGGCGCGTTGGAAGAGACGGAGTATCGGGACATGCTGGCCCAGGCGGGGTTCGTCGAGATCGGAATCGAGCCGACGCGCATCTATCAGGCCGATGACGTGAAGGAATTGCTGGTCGGCACAGACCTCTCCAGTGATCTGCTCGTGGCCCAAGTCGAGGGCAAGTTCATGAGCGCATTCATTCGGGCCAAGAAACCGGCCGTGACGGTCTAACTCCGCCGGGCAGCGCGAGCACGAAGGAGCAGGAGCGATGGAACTCGCATTATCGGTCGGTGCGCCGCAGGTGGCTACGAAGCGGCTGTCGTTCTTTGAGCGGTATCTCACGCTCTGGGTGGCGCTCTGCATGGTGGCCGGTGTGCTGATCGGGCAGGCGGTGCCCGGTTTGGTGTCGAGCCTGCGAGGGGCTGAGATCGGACAGGGCAGCCACATCAATCTGCCGATCGCCGTGCTGATCTGGCTGATGATTGTGCCGATGATGATGAAGGTTGAGTTTGCCTCGGTTCGTGACGTGGGCAAGCGGCCGGTCGGCCTGCTGATTACCCTGTTTGTGAATTGGGTGGTGAAGCCCTTCTCCATGGCGTTCTTTGCCTGGGTGTTTTTCCGGTTCGTCTTCTCAGCCTGGATCTCACCCGCCGAGGCCGACCAATACATCGCGGGCACCATTATCCTGGCTGCGGCGCCCTGCACGGCAATGGTGTTTGTGTGGAGTTACCTGACGGACGGAGACCCCGCGTACACGCTCGTCCAGGTGGCCGTGAACGACCTGATCATGCTCGTGCTGTTTGTTCCGATTGTCGGGTTGCTGGTGAGCGGCGCGTCATCGTTGGCCGTGCCGTTCGACGTGCTGCTCTACTCGGTGGCGATCTTTATCGTCATTCCGTTGGTCATCGGCGCCGGGCTCCGGCTCTGGCTGGTGCGCCGGTATGGGCTGCGGTGGATGGAAGAACTGTTTCTGCCCCGATTCGCGCCGGTGACGATCGCGGCATTGCTCCTCACGTTGGTGTGCATCTTCGCGTTTCAGTCGCAAAACATCCTGGGGAAGACGGTACATGTCGTCCTGATCGCAGTGCCGATTCTCCTGCAGGTCTACATGAATTCCTCGTTGGCCTATGGCCTGATGCATCGCTGGCGGGTTCCCTACGCGATCGCCGCGCCGGGAGCGCTCATCGGTGCCAGCAATTTTTTCGAATTGGCTGTGGCGACCGCCATCGCCCTGTTCGGACCGGAGTCCGGTGCCGCGTTGGCGACGGTGGTCGGGGTGTTGGTGGAAGTGCCGGTCATGTTGTCCGTCTGCAGCGTGTGCAACAAGACCAGGCATTGGTTCAATCAGGAGGTCGGCACATGAAAGCACGAGTGCTATTTCTCTGTACCGGCAACTCCGCGCGCAGTCAGATGGCGGAGGGGTGGTTGCGGCATCTGGCGGGCGATCGGTTTGAGGTGTTCAGCGCGGGCACTCACCCGGTTGGCTTGAACCCTGGCTCGGTCGAAGCGATGGCCGAGGTGGGAATCGACATTGCGGGACATCGGTCAAAACATGTCTCTGAATTTCTGACGCAGCCGTTCGATTACGTCATTACGGTCTGCGACCGGGCCAAAGAGTCCTGCCCGACCTGGCCGGGGCCCACCCATCTGTTGCATTGGAGTTTTGACGATCCGGCGGCAGTCACCGACTCTGACGAAGCCCATCGACAGCTGTTTCGACGAGTTCGCGACGAGATTCTTGGCCAGATCAAGGGTTTCCTGGCTCAGGAGGAAAAGTCACTCGT
The window above is part of the Nitrospira sp. genome. Proteins encoded here:
- the hflC gene encoding protease modulator HflC → MSKQGFILAFVGIVLGLLVLGASPFYIVDVTQNAIVVQLGKPVRNVTEGGLYLKMPFIEEVTYFDKRLLDYDSNAQDVITQDKKTLLLDNFAKWRITDPLKVYQAFQSQRGALQRLHDIIYSELRVELGRHDLAEIVSSARAQLMAVVTQRANEKASAYGIEIQDVRIKRADLPEQNEKAVFSRMQAERERQAKQYRAEGAEEAQKIKSEAEKDREIILAEAYRESEELRGGGDAKAFRIYADAYRQDPHFFEFTRTMEAYRKTLKDKTTILVSPESEFFRYLKQR
- the hflK gene encoding FtsH protease activity modulator HflK, coding for MVWDPKDPWSKKGDDLDQAFKQAQGQLRNLLPTGGFRNLLLVAFTVFLIWQSAFIVAPDEEGVVKRFGIPVRVVDPGPHMKIPIIESVLQPKVAKLHRVEIGFRKDRQGRQQMVPQEALMLTGDMNILAIEFIVQYKIKSSREYLFNVADIDETIGKAAEASMREVIGKSKIDEALTTGKAQIQNDTQELLQHILDDYRTGVQVAAVQLQDVDPPEAVAAAFKDVTNAKEDREKLINQAQGYRNDITPKAKGEAAQLVNQAKGYAQARLNRSQGESNRFLATLKEYNQAKDIISKRIYIETLEDVLPHIDKFVLDGKGADRALPYLPLDRFSKPAPSGSTQERTP
- a CDS encoding winged helix-turn-helix transcriptional regulator, which produces MKGSTVRNPARAAELFHALADPTRLEILDELKEGECCVCELTDRLQAGQSRLSFHLKVLKDAGMILDRREGRWMYYSVNADALAELDDLVDSLKQAKRARRATDCC
- a CDS encoding arsenite methyltransferase yields the protein MDAQAIRELVKEKYGEAAARAKSGGSSCCGASPALMNVDPITSNLYSDQERQGLPADAVAASLGCGNPTALAELHAGETVLDLGSGGGIDVLLSAKRVGPTGKAYGLDMTEQMLALARENQREAGVENVEFLKGEIEHIPLPDRSVDVIISNCVVNLSGEKERVLAEAFRVLRPGGRLALSDIVVRGAVPSEIRRNLELWAGCVAGALEETEYRDMLAQAGFVEIGIEPTRIYQADDVKELLVGTDLSSDLLVAQVEGKFMSAFIRAKKPAVTV
- the arsB gene encoding ACR3 family arsenite efflux transporter; the encoded protein is MELALSVGAPQVATKRLSFFERYLTLWVALCMVAGVLIGQAVPGLVSSLRGAEIGQGSHINLPIAVLIWLMIVPMMMKVEFASVRDVGKRPVGLLITLFVNWVVKPFSMAFFAWVFFRFVFSAWISPAEADQYIAGTIILAAAPCTAMVFVWSYLTDGDPAYTLVQVAVNDLIMLVLFVPIVGLLVSGASSLAVPFDVLLYSVAIFIVIPLVIGAGLRLWLVRRYGLRWMEELFLPRFAPVTIAALLLTLVCIFAFQSQNILGKTVHVVLIAVPILLQVYMNSSLAYGLMHRWRVPYAIAAPGALIGASNFFELAVATAIALFGPESGAALATVVGVLVEVPVMLSVCSVCNKTRHWFNQEVGT
- a CDS encoding arsenate reductase ArsC codes for the protein MKARVLFLCTGNSARSQMAEGWLRHLAGDRFEVFSAGTHPVGLNPGSVEAMAEVGIDIAGHRSKHVSEFLTQPFDYVITVCDRAKESCPTWPGPTHLLHWSFDDPAAVTDSDEAHRQLFRRVRDEILGQIKGFLAQEEKSLVSGPC